Proteins from a genomic interval of Thamnophis elegans isolate rThaEle1 chromosome 2, rThaEle1.pri, whole genome shotgun sequence:
- the LOC116504252 gene encoding zinc finger protein 239-like, whose protein sequence is MEAIAEEDENASLLGNGEVTEPKVATCWMVRPDYMEFNRDLLEENMYEFPGISMVEEGSHSEAAVEAASFCAKGPSCTSTLPDSFNNQKSTVREKPYKCSFCGESFKQRSYLVKHERTHTGEKPYKCSVCGKSFSQSSHIITHERTHTGEKPYQCSDCGKSFNRKANLLAHERTHTGEKPYACSDCGKCFSQSSWLMAHKIIHTGEKPFKCLVCGKRFNNRSSLIKHKRSHSEEKPYICSDCGKSFKESSKLIKHQRIHTGEKPYRCPLCGKGFCFKSSLSQHERTHTGEKPYTCCVCGKTFRQKSHLIRHEKMHMGDKSYSC, encoded by the exons ATGGAGGCCATCGCGGAAGAGGATGAAAATGCGAGCTTGCTGG GCAACGGGGAAGTGACAGAGCCCAAGGTGGCAACCTGTTGGATGGTGAGACCTGACTATATGGAATTCAACCGGGATTTGCTGGAGGAAAACATGTACGAGTTTCCTGGGATATCTATGGTCGAGGAGGGGAGCCATTCAGAAGCTGCGGTTGAAGCGGCTTCCTTTTGTGCAAAAGGCCCCAGTTGTACCAGCACCCTCCCAGACTCCTTTAACAACCAGAAATCCACGGTTAGAGAGAAACCCTACAAGTGCTCATTCTGCGGGGAAAGTTTCAAGCAGCGTTCCTACCTGGTCAAGCATGAGAGGACGCACACGGGGGAAAAACCCTACAAGTGCTCGgtgtgtgggaaaagcttcagccAGAGTTCCCACATCATTACGCACGAGAGGACTCATACCGGAGAGAAACCCTACCAGTGCTCGGACTGCGGGAAGAGCTTCAACCGCAAAGCCAACCTCCTGGCTCACGAGAGGacccacacgggggagaaacccTACGCCTGTTCCGATTGCGGCAAGTGCTTCAGTCAGAGTTCGTGGCTGATGGCTCATAAAATCATCCATACCGGGGAGAAGCCGTTCAAGTGTTTGGTCTGCGGGAAGCGCTTCAATAACCGCTCGAGTCTCATTAAACACAAGCGGTCCCACTCGGAAGAGAAACCCTACATTTGCTCGGACTGCGGGAAGTCCTTCAAGGAGAGCTCTAAGCTTATTAAACACCAAAGGATTCACACGGGCGAGAAGCCATACCGGTGCCCGTTGTGCGGCAAAGGTTTCTGCTTCAAGTCCAGCCTGAGCCAACACGAGCGGACGcacacgggggagaagccctACACCTGCTGCGTGTGCGGGAAAACCTTCCGGCAGAAGTCGCATCTCATCAGGCATGAGAAGATGCACATGGGAGACAAGTCCTACTCCTGTTGA
- the LOC116504240 gene encoding zinc finger and SCAN domain-containing protein 2-like encodes MQASTRSEQAPGEKMEEGGRNVLHEDWVGKIPSNVDPLQIKGEPLEELGSEVPWHNIQKRSHSKESQFQRLGSEEWADHNSSTTLLEAMSHANPEYRGIVASEVLTDFSRKAHAIQSMDCPLKAGEEVLEKDKIRLERLCQRFRQFRYEQAAGPREAFGHLQDLGHQWMKPESHTKEQIVELVILEQFLEILPPEMQNWVREDNPETSLQAVALAEDFLLWKEVSEVQEEQTNCIKIKQPLLETGMKAAERRIDHQIHLFEMVENKRKNFMKGISHPMALTGVPFDKAIQELFSLSPMGSMTKCHQETERNEGRPLEQGGAEKHTFEKEDANIFSQNIWKRTPRDDACDLPTCQKMEAEKQPYQRNKGGESWDSILGQNKQRRIESTIDGQDGLPQKVSQSNLQRIPVGEKPYRCAECGHDSSQILEPRGGSLRTCSNWSKSFLCSSAPGKQENAYGERDPSKHSEHEKRTPDLQTGEKPYTCTECRKNFSFRSSLVRHQRLHTGEKPYKCLDCGKNFSQSSNLLNHQRIHTGEKPYSCPDCGKSFSNSSSLTSHERTHRGEKPYECASCGKFFSCSSVLRIHERIHTGEKPYVCLECGKSFSRR; translated from the exons ATGCAGGCGTCCACAAGATCTGAACAAGCTCCAGGGGAGAaaatggaggaaggaggaagaaatgtTCTCCATGAGGACTGGGTTGGAAAAATTCCATCCAATGTGGATCCCCTGCAGATTAAAGGAGAGCCATTAGAGGAGTTGGGTTCAGAGGTTCCATGGCATAATATCCAGAAAAGATCTCATTCCAAAGAAAGCCAATTTCAGCGGCTTGGATCCGAAGAGTGGGCTGACCATAATTCCTCTACCACATTGTTGGAAGCCATGTCTCATGCCAACCCAGAGTATAGAGGAATAGTTGCATCTGAAGTCCTGACAGACTTTAGTAGGAAAGCTCATGCCATCCAAAGCATGGATTGTCCTCTGAAAGCTGGAGAGGAAGTCCTGGAGAAGGACAAGATCAGGTTGGAGAGACTGTGCCAGCGATTCAGGCAGTTTCGCTACGAGCAGGCGGCGGGGCCTCGAGAAGCATTTGGACACCTCCAGGATCTCGGCCATCAATGGATGAAGCCCGAGAGTCACACGAAGGAGCAGATTGTAGAGCTGGTGATCCTGGAACAGTTCCTGGAAATTCTGCCACCAGAGATGCAAAACTGGGTTAGGGAAGACAACCCAGAGACCTCCCTCCAAGCGGTGGCCCTAGCAGAAGATTTCTTGCTGTGGAAAGAAGTATCTGAAGTGCAAGAAGAGCAG acaaaTTGCATCAAAATAAAACAGCCTTTGTTGGAAACAGGAATGAAGGCAGCTGAGCGAAGGATAGATCATCAGATCCACTTGTTCG AAATGGTTGAAAACAAGAGGAAGAACTTTATGAAAGGAATTTCCCACCCGATGGCACTTACTGGAGTTCCATTTGATAAAGCCATACAAGAACTTTTCTCCTTGTCCCCGATGGGGAGCATGACAAAATGTCATCAAGAGACAGAGAGGAATGAAGGGAGGCCCTTAGAACAAGGAGGAGCAGAAAAACATACCTTTGAGAAAGAGGATGCCAACATCTTCAgtcaaaacatctggaaaagaaCACCCAGAGATGATGCTTGTGATCTTCCtacatgccagaaaatggaagctGAAAAACAGCCATACCAACGTAACAAAGGTGGTGAAAGCTGGGACTCCATTTTGGGGCAGAACAAACAAAGGAGAATAGAATCGACCATCGATGGTCAGGATGGGTTGCCTCAAAAGGTTTCTCAAAGTAATCTGCAGAGGATCCCTGTTGGAGAGAAACCGTACAGATGTGCCGAATGCGGGCACGATTCCAGTCAGATCTTAGAGCCGAGGGGAGGAAGTCTTCGTACGTGTTCGAATTGGAGTAAAAGCTTTCTTTGCAGTTCAGCCCCAGGAAAGCAGGAGAATGCCTATGGTGAAAGGGATCCATCCAAACATTCAGAACATGAAAAGAGAACTCCTGACCTTCAGACGGGTGAGAAACCATACACATGCACAGAGTGTAGGAAAAACTTCAGCTTTAGGTCAAGTCTTGTCCGCCATCAAAGACTCCATACCGGAGAGAAACCGTACAAATGTTTAGACTGCGGGAAGAATTTCAGCCAGAGTTCAAACCTTCTGAACCAccagagaatccacacaggggagaaaccttacAGCTGTCCCGACTGTGGGAAATCCTTCAGCAACAGTTCAAGCTTGACATCCCATGAGAGAACTCACAGAGGGGAGAAACCGTACGAGTGTGCCAGCTGCGGGAAATTCTTTAGTTGCAGCTCAGTTCTCCGTATCCAtgagaggattcacacaggggaaaagccgtACGTGTGTTTggagtgtgggaaaagcttcagccGGAGATAA